The region GATGCTGATGTGTTTTTTGAGCCAGGGCGAGGCGTCGGTCGGGCAGTTGGAACAGGCGCTGGGGATTCATCAGCCGACGCTATCGCAGCAGCTTGCCGTCATGCGGCGGTTAAAACTGGTGGCGACGCGGCGTGAAGGCAAACAGATTTTCTACCGTATTGATGACCCGCGCATCCTGACGCTGCTCAATACGTTGTATGCGTTGTACTGTCCAAAACCGGCCGCTGAAGGAGCCGATCATGACGATTGATATGCAGGCATTTACCCCGTTGATGAGTCTGACGGGCGGTGTGGTGATTGGCGTTGCGGTGGTGATGCTGGCGGTGTTCTGCGGGCGTATCGCCGGCATCAGCGGCATTCTCGGCGGCCTGTTGGGCCGAACATGGCAGGATAAAGGATGGCGGCTGGCGTTTGTGCTGGGGATGCTCGCCGCGCCCTGGCTCTACCGGTTGGCGGCACCGCTGCCGGAAAGCGCGATAACCATGCCGATGCCCTGGCTGGTGGTATCGGGCCTGTTGGTGGGGTTCGGCACCCGATACGGGTCGGGCTGCACCAGCGGACATGGCGTGTGTGGCTTGTCCCGCTTGTCGCTGCGATCGCTGGTGGCGACGTTGACCTTCATGGGGGCGGCGTTTGTCACCGTCTGGGCGCTGGGCATGTTCCGTTGAGCATGACGCACGTCAAGGAGCGGAAATGAATAACCTGTTTTCTTTTCTGGCCGGGCTGGTTTTTGGCCTCGGGCTGTTGATCAGCGGAATGGCGAACCCGCAGAAAGTGCTGGGCTTTCTGGATATTACCCGGCAGTGGGACCCGTCGCTGGCGCTGGTGATGGGGGGCGCGCTGGCGGTTGGGGCGCTCGGCTTTCGCCTGGTCGGCCGGATGCCAAAGCCATTATGCGTGGCGTCGTTTTCTCTGCCGCTAAAAAAAGCGGTCGATACGCCGCTGGTGGCGGGCAGCCTGCTGTTCGGCATCGGTTGGGGAATAGCCGGTATTTGCCCTGGCCCGGCCCTGGTGCTGCTGTCGTATGGCACCGCGAAAGGCTGGGTGTTCTTTGCCTCCATGCTTGCAGGCATGGGGCTGTATGAGTGGTTTTCCACACGCCAGCGTGCGCGTGCTCCCTGAGGTTGGCGTCTGAACCTGCCGAGGCTGCTGACGCGGCCCCGGCAGGTGGGCGTTATACCCGTTCCAGTACCGTGGCGATGCCCTGACCCAAACCGATACACATAGTGGCGACGCCGAATTCCACATTCCGCTGTTCCATCAGATTGATAAGCGTGGCGGTGATACGCGCGCCGGAGCATCCCAGCGGATGACCGAGTGCGATGGCGCCGCCGTTCAGGTTGACCTTATCGTCCAGACTGTCCATCAGCCCCAACGCCTTGATGCAGGGCAGCGTCTGGGCGGCGAAAGCTTCATTCAGTTCGAACAGACCGATATCGGTCAGGGAGAGCCCGGCCCGCTGTAACGCTTTGTGGGTGGCGGGCACCGGGCCGTATCCCATCACCGACGGATCGCACCCGACTACCGCCGTGGCGCGGATACGCACCCGGGGCGTCAGCCCCAGCGCCAGGGCGCGGGACTCGCTCATCACCAACAGCGCCGCCGCGCCGTCCGACAGTGCCGATGAACTGCCGGCGGTGACCGTGCCATTGACCGGATCAAACGCCGGGCGCAGCGCGGCCAGCGCATCGACGCTGGTCTCTGCCCGGATGACTTCGTCGTAGTCAAACGGTTGCAGCGCGCCGTCAGCGTTATGGCCGGTGGTGGGGATAATTTCACGGCGAAAGGCGCCGGATTGGGTGGCGGCCCAGGCGCGCTGGTGCGAACGGGCGGCGAATGCATCCTGCATCTCACGGCTGATGTGGTGCTGGCGCGCCAACAGTTCCGCCGTCAGCCCCATCATCGCCGCCGCTTTGGCGATGCTCTTGCCGAGTCCGGGATGAAAATCGACGCCGTGGGTCATCGGCACATGTCCCATGTGTTCGACGCCGCCGACCAGACAAACCTCGGCATCACCCACCATGATGGCGCGCGCCGCGTCGTGCAGCGCCTGCATGGACGAACCGCACAGGCGGTTGACGGTCACCGCGGGCACCGAATGGGGGATTTCGGCCAGCAGCGCCGCGTTGCGCGCCACGTTGAAGCCTTGTTCAAGCGTCTGTTGCACGCAACCCCAGTAGATATCGTCAATCTTGTCCGCTTCCAGCGCCGGGTTACGGCTCAGCAGGCTGCGCATCAGGTGAGCGGACAGGGTTTCCGCCCGAACCTGACGAAACGCGCCGCCTTTGGAACGCCCCATCGGGGTGCGTACCGCATCAACAATCACTGCGTTTTCCATCGTCGTGCGTCCTTATGCCGGTTGGTGAAGAGAAAGATTGGCGTGAGGTTCAACCGCCGGGTAATAGCGCTGCTGGCGCTGCGCCATCTGCAACAGGCTGTCTGGCACAGCGTAAAGCGGCCCCAGCGACGTCAGCGACTGGGCGATGTCTACATAGTGTTGGCTGCCCAGTGTATCCAGATAGCGGCAGGCGCCGCCGTGGAACGGCGGGAAACCCAGACCGTAAAGCAGCGCTATGTCGGCTTCCGCCGGGGTAGCGACGATGCCTTCTTCCAGACAACGCGCCACTTCGTTGAGCATCGGCACCATCAGGCGATGGATAATCTCTTGCGCGCTGAAGGTTCGCTTCGGTTCGCAGACCGCATCCAGCAAGATATCGGTCTGTTCATCCTGTTCCCGGCGCGGTTTGCCTTTGGCGTCCGGGTAGTAACGGTAGAAGCCCGCGCCGCTCTTCTGACCGAAACGCTGATGCTCCACCAGCACATCGACAGCGTCGCGGTAGGTTTTTCCCATGCGTTGCGGAAAACCTGCCGACATCACTGCCTGAGCGTGGTGGGCGGTATCCAGTCCGACCACATCCAGCAGGTAAGCCGGCCCCATCGGCCAACCAAACTGTTTTTCCATTACGGCATCCACATCGCGGAAATCCGCACCGTCGCGCATCAGCAGATTGAAGGCAGCGATGTAGGGGAACAGTACGCGGTTGACGAAAAATCCCGGGCAGTCATTCACCACGATCGGAGTTTTGCCGATCTTGTTGGCGTAAGCCACTACACGGGCCAGCGTTTTTTCATCGGTCTGGGGACCGCGAATGACTTCAACCAGCGGCATACGATGCACCGGATTGAAAAAGTGCATACCGCAGAAGTTTTGCGGCCGCTGCAATGAGGCCGCTAATTGCCCGATGGGAATCGTCGAGGTATTGGAGACGAGCAGCGTCTGCTCGCTGACGCAGGCTTCCACATCGGCCAGCACCCTGGCTTTTACCTGCGGATTTTCCACCACCGCTTCGATAATCAGGTCGGCCTGCTCAAGCCCGTTGTTGTTCAGTGTCGGGTGGATGTGGGCCAGCACCCCCGCCATGGTCATGGCGTCCAGTTTGCCGCGCTCCAACTGTGCGTTAAGCAGTTTGGCCGCTTCTTCCATCCCCAGTGTCAGCGCTTTTTCACTGATGTCTTTCATCCACACCGGCACCCCTTTGCGTGCCGACTGGCAGGCGATGCCGCCGCCCATGATCCCGGCACCCAGCACCGCAACACGTGCCGGCGGCGAGGCGTCTGCGGCCCATTTTTTGGCGGCGCTTTTTACGGCCTGCTCGTTAAGGAAGACGCCGACCAGCGCATGCGCCGCCGTCGTTTGGGTCAGCGCGACGAAATTGTCGGTTTCGACCTGCAGCGCGGCGTCGCGGTGCAGCCCGGCGGCGGCTTCGATGGTTTTGAGCGCCATCATCGGCGCGGGGTAGTGGCGGCCCGCCGCCTGTCGCACCAGCGCGTTGGCGGTAGCGAAACTCATGGTGGCTTCGATACGGTTAAGCCGTAGCGGCGACTGTTTCTGGCGGCGGCGGTCACGCCAGTCGAGTTGGTCCGTCATTGCCAGACGCAGCATATGCAGGGCGGCGGGCAGCAGCTTGTCGCTGTCCAGGACGGCGTCAACCAACCCGACTTTCAGGGCCTCGCCGGCGGGCAAGTCTTTACCGGCGGTGATGATCTCCAGTGCGCCGTCCGCGCCCAACAGCCGCGGCAGCCGGACTGTGCCGCCGAATCCCGGCATGATCCCCAGTTTGACTTCCGGCAGACCGATGCGAACGTCAGGCGTCGCAATGCGGAAATCGGTCGCCAGCGCACATTCGCATCCCCCGCCCAGTGCGTAGCCGTTGATGGCGGAGAGCGTCGGGACCGGCAAATCCTCCAGTTGACTGAAAATGGCGTTGGCTTCGGTCAGCCATTGATGCAACGTTTCCGGCGGGGCGGCAAACAGCGACAGGAATTCGGTGATATCCGCTCCGGCGATGAAGGCCGGTTTATCCGAGCGCAACAGCAGGGCGCGTAGTGACGGTTGGTTCTTCAGGTGGTGTAGCGCCTCGCCAAGACTGGCTACGGTGCGGGTATCCAGTTTGTTGACGCTGCCGGGCGCGGCAAAAACCAGTTCGGCAATGCCGTCTTCCAGCCAGTTAAGGTACAGCGTGTCGCCTTGATAGATCATGGTGTTCTCCACTGTTATCCGTGATCTGGTACGACCAGATGTAAGAAATTGTGGTTTTGATGTTAATGAAATGCAAACAACACGTGAGGGATTTGCCGGGGGGATCACAGGGCGAGCAACGCTGCCGTCGCCGGGGCGCTGTGTTACACTGGGAAACAGGCTGTTATCAATGGGGATTGTGATGGAAACGCTGACTTCTTTGTATCATCAACATGTGGCGACCCTGCAGCAACGCACGCAGGCGGTTCTGGCGCGGCATAATCTGGATGCCTTATTAATCCACTCCGGTGAGTTGATGATGGCGTTTCTGGATGATCATGCCTATCCGTTCAAGGTCAATCCGCAGTTCAAAGCCTGGCTGCCGGTGACGCAGGTGCCGAACTGCTGGCTATGGGTGGATGGGGTCAATACGCCGAAACTGTGGTTCTACTCCCCCGTTGATTACTGGCATAACGTGGCGCCGGTGCCGGACAGTTTCTGGACCAAATCGCTGGATATCCAGGTGCTGCGCAAGGCCGACGATATCGGCCAGCAATTACCCGTTCAGCGTCAGCGGGTCGCCTATATCGGTTCCGCGCCGCAGCGCGCGCTGAATCTGGGAGTGGCGCCGGAACACATCAACCCGAAAGGCGTGCTGGATTATCTGCATTACCACCGCGCCTACAAAACGGATTATGAACTGGCCTGCATGCGCGCAGCGCAGAAAACGGCGGTGGTCGGCCACCGCGCCGCCTACGAAGCGTTCCAGTCCGGTATGAGCGAATTTGATATCAATCTGGCGTACCTGACCGCCACCGGCCACCGTGATACCGATGTGCCTTACGGCAATATCGTCGCCCTCAACGAACATGCGGCGGTGTTGCATTACACCCAGCTTGAACACCGGGTGCCGGCGGAAATGCGCAGTTTCCTGCTGGATGCCGGCGCGGAATATAACGGCTATGCGGCGGATATTACCCGCACCTATGCCGCGCAGGATGACAACGAATATGCCGCGCTGGTGAAAGATCTCAACCGCGAGCAACTGGCGTTGATCGATACCCTGAAGGCCGGCGTGCGGTATACCGACTACCATTTGCAGATGCATCACCGGGTGGCGGTGCTGCTCAAACGCCATCAACTGGTGACCGGGCTGAGCGAAGAAGCGATGGTGGAGCAGGGCGTTACCTCGCCTTTCCTGCCGCACGGTCTGGGCCATCCGCTCGGCTTGCAGGTGCATGACGTCGGCGGATTCATGCAGGACGACACCGGCACGACGCTGCCAGCGCCATCGGCCCATCCTTACTTGCGCTGTACCCGAATTCTGGAGCCGCGCATGGTGCTGACTATTGAGCCGGGCATCTACTTTATCGATTCGTTGCTTGAGCCCTGGCGTCAGGGTGAACTGCGCCAGCACTTCAACTGGCAGAAGCTGGATGCGTTGCGCCCGTTCGGCGGTATTCGTATTGAAGACAATATTGTGGTGCACGACAAACGCATTGAAAACCTGACCCGTACGCTTGATCTTGCCTGATGCAGTCATATCCGGTTCCTGCGGCGTCTGTCAGCATTCACGAAGAGAGTAAAAAGAGCCGTTTTATCACGCTGCTTGGCCCGGCCAGCGGCGTCGACGAGGCCCGAGGTGTAATTCAGCAGATGCGCGAACAACATCCCTCGGCGGCTCACCATTGTTGGGCGTATGTCGCGGGCGCGCCGGATGATTCGCAACAGCTCGGGTTTTCCGATGACGGCGAACCTTCGGGCACCGCAGGTAAACCGATGCTGGCGCAATTGATGGGCAGCGGCATCGGCGAAGTGGTGGCGGTGGTGGTGCGTTATTATGGCGGCGTCAGGCTCGGCACCGGCGGACTGGTCAAAGCCTATGGCGGTGGCGTGCAGCAGGCGCTGAAGCAACTGCCGCTGCAGCAGAAAGTCATGCAACGGATGTATCGGTTGCAGTGCGACTATGCTCTGTTGCCCCAGGTCGAAACCGTGGTGCTGGCGCTACAAGGGCACGTCGTCTCGACGGAGTACGCCGGCGAGGTCTCGCTCCAACTGGCGTTTCCGGTAACGGCAGTGGAGGATGCGTCGCGTCGGCTGCGCGATATTAGCCGCGGCGCGTTGCATTTGCAGCCAATTTCACAATAATCCCAGCGCGTAATCTTGAATCATTTAAGGAAGGCTCCCTGATGCACTTGCGTGCCATAACCCGCATTGTCGGACTGCTGGTCATCCTGTTTTCCGGCACCATGTTCATTCCCGGCATGGTGGCGTTGATCTACCGTGACGGCGCTGGTCGGGCATTTATCCAGACGTTCATCGTGGCGTTGGTTATGGGACTGTTGCTGTGGCTGCCCAACCGTAAACACCGGCATGAACTGAAGGCCCGCGAAGGGTTTCTGATCGTGGTGCTGTTCTGGACGGTGCTGGGCAGCGTCGGGGCCTTGCCGTTTCTGTTTGTCGAGCGCCCCAACCTGTCGGTAACGGATGCGTTTTTCGAATCCTTTTCCGGCCTGACTACAACCGGTGCGACCACGCTGGTCGGGCTGGATTCGCTGCCGAAAGCCATCCTGTTCTACCGGCAGATGCTGCAATGGATGGGCGGCATGGGAATCATCGTGCTGGCGGTGGCGATTCTGCCGATTCTGGGCGTCGGGGGGATGCAGCTTTATCGTGCCGAAATGCCGGGGCCGCTGAAGGACAATAAAATGCGGCCTCGTATCGCGGAAACCGCCAAAACCCTGTGGTTGATTTATGTGTTGCTGACCGTGCTCTGCGCGCTCTCGCTATGGCTGGCCGGCATGTCGGTGTTCGATGCGATCAGCCACAGTTTTTCCACTATCGCCATCGGCGGGTTCTCGACTCACGACGCCAGCATCGGTTATTTCAACAGCCCCGCCATTAACACCATTATCGCGGTATTTCTGCTGATTTCCGGCTGTAATTTTGGTTTGCACTTTGCGGTACTGAGCGGGCGCAGCCTGCGGGTGTACTGGCGCGACCCTGAATTCCGGATGTTTATCGTCGTTCAGATGTCGCTGGTTGTGATTTGCACCCTCGTTTTGTGGGGGCACGGTGTGTACAAGAATGGTATGGAAACCCTGAATCAGGCGTTCTTTCAGGTGGTTTCCATGGCGACTACCGCGGGCTTCACTACCGATAGTATTGCCTCCTGGCCGCTGTTTTTGCCGGTATTGCTACTATGTTCCGCGTTTATTGGCGGTTGCGCTGGTTCGACCGGCGGCGGGCTGAAAGTGATTCGCATCCTGTTACTGTTCTTGCAGGGTTCTCGCGAACTGAAGCGATTAGTTCATCCGAATGCGGTCTATACCATTAAGCTCGGTCAGCGCGCGTTGCCGGAACGGATACTGGAAGCAGTGTGGGGGTTTTTCTCGGCTTATGCGCTGGTGTTTATCGTCAGCATGCTGGCCGTGATTGCGACAGGGGTAGACAATTTCTCAGCTTTTGCAGCAGTGGCCGCTACGCTGAATAATCTCGGGCCAGGGCTGGGAACGGTGGCTGACAATTTCACCTCCATGAATGACGCCGCCAAATGGATTCTGATTGTTACCATGTTGTTTGGACGTCTTGAAGTGTTCACCATGCTGGTGCTATTTACGCCCACCTTTTGGCGGGAATAACGGATAAGGGAGCGTGCTATGAAAGCATTAATATTGTTTTCCAGTCGGGATGGTCAAACGCGTGCGATAGCGTCTTACATCGCCAATAACCTCAAAGGGACGTTAGAGTGTGATGTTGTCAATATTCTGAGCGCCCATGAGGTCGATCTCGACAAGTACGACAAGGTGATGATCGGCGCGTCAGTACGCTACGGGCATTTTCATCCGGTTCTGGAAAAATTCATCCGTCAGCACCTTACCTTGCTACAGCAAAAGCCCAGTGCCTTCTTCTCTGTCAACCTGACCGCCCGCAAGCCGGAAAAGCGTTCGCTGCAAACCAACGCGTATACCCGTAAATTCCTGTTGCGTTCTCCCTGGCAACCGGATTTGGGAGCGGTCTTTGCCGGCGCGTTGCGTTACCCGCGCTACCGCTGGTTCGACCGAGTCATGATTCAATTCATTATGCGTATGACCGGTGGCGAAACCGACAGTACCAAAGAAATTGAGTATACCGATTGGGAACAGGTGGCGCGTTTCGCCCAGTCTTTTGGTCAGCTCACCCAGAAAAAGGCGGTGTAATGCGGCTTACAGCAGTGTGATGGCGAAAAAAGAGACATTCGGAAGCTTTTTTGAAATTAGTGCTTGTCAGCGTCGGGGAACTCCCTATAATGCGCCTCCACTGACACGGCAACAGCGGAAACGCAGCGCGGTGTCAGGCAGGGAAAACGAGAAAAAAGTCGTTGACTCTGCAGGAGGAAAGCGTAGTATACGCCACCTCGCGACAGCAGGCTGCAAGCCGGTCGCACCGCTCTTTAACAATCAATCAGACAATCTGTGTGGGCACTCGCAGGACACTTCACTAAAAAATTATGTGAAAGTCTTGAAGAGTGACAACAGTTAATTCATATGAACTAACAGTAAATTCTTTGAGCACCGCTTCTTCGGAAGCAGCATCAAACTTTAAATTGAAGAGTTTGATCATGGCTCAGATTGAACGCTGGCGGCAGGCCTAACACATGCAAGTCGAGCGGCAGCGGGGGGAAGCTTGCTTCCCCGCCGGCGAGCGGCGGACGGGTGAGTAATGTCTGGGGATCTGCCTGATGGAGGGGGATAACTACTGGAAACGGTAGCTAATACCGCATAACGTCGCAAGACCAAAGTGGGGGACCTTCGGGCCTCACGCCATCGGATGAACCCAGATGGGATTAGCTAGTAGGTGGGGTAACGGCTCACCTAGGCGACGATCCCTAGCTGGTCTGAGAGGATGACCAGCCACACTGGAACTGAGACACGGTCCAGACTCCTACGGGAGGCAGCAGTGGGGAATATTGCACAATGGGGGAAACCCTGATGCAGCCATGCCGCGTGTGTGAAGAAGGCCTTCGGGTTGTAAAGCACTTTCAGCGGGGAGGAAGGCGATAAGGTTAATAACCCTGTCGATTGACGTTACCCGCAGAAGAAGCACCGGCTAACTCCGTGCCAGCAGCCGCGGTAATACGGAGGGTGCAAGCGTTAATCGGAATGACTGGGCGTAAAGCGCACGCAGGCGGTCTGTTAAGTTGGATGTGAAATCCCCGGGCTTAACCTGGGAACTGCATTCAAAACTGACAGGCTAGAGTCTCGTAGAGGGGGGTAGAATTCCAGGTGTAGCGGTGAAATGCGTAGAGATCTGGAGGAATACCGGTGGCGAAGGCGGCCCCCTGGACGAAGACTGACGCTCAGGTGCGAAAGCGTGGGGAGCAAACAGGATTAGATACCCTGGTAGTCCACGCTGTAAACGATGTCGACTTGGAGGTTGTGCCCTTGAGGCGTGGCTTCCGGAGCTAACGCGTTAAGTCGACCGCCTGGGGAGTACGGCCGCAAGGTTAAAACTCAAATGAATTGACGGGGGCCCGCACAAGCGGTGGAGCATGTGGTTTAATTCGATGCAACGCGAAGAACCTTACCTACTCTTGACATCCAGAGAATTTGGCAGAGATGCCTTAGTGCCTTCGGGAGCTCTGAGACAGGTGCTGCATGGCTGTCGTCAGCTCGTGTTGTGAAATGTTGGGTTAAGTCCCGCAACGAGCGCAACCCTTATCCTTTGTTGCCAGCACTTCGGGTGGGAACTCAAGGGAGACTGCCGGTGATAAACCGGAGGAAGGTGGGGATGACGTCAAGTCATCATGGCCCTTACGAGTAGGGCTACACACGTGCTACAATGGCGCATACAAAGAGAAGCGACCTCGCGAGAGCAAGCGGACCTCATAAAGTGCGTCGTAGTCCGGATTGGAGTCTGCAACTCGACTCCATGAAGTCGGAATCGCTAGTAATCGTAGATCAGAATGCTACGGTGAATACGTTCCCGGGCCTTGTACACACCGCCCGTCACACCATGGGAGTGGGTTGCAAAAGAAGTAGGTAGCTTAACCTTCGGGAGGGCGCTTACCACTTTGTGATTCATGACTGGGGTGAAGTCGTAACAAGGTAACCGTAGGGGAACCTGCGGTTGGATCACCTCCTTACCGAGTTGAAGTGCCTGCGTGGTGTCCACACAGATTGTCTGATGATAAGAAAGAGTCAAAAGCGTCTTGCGAAGCTGACAAGTGATGTCCCCTTCGTCTAGAGGCCCAGGACACCGCCCTTTCACGGCGGTAACAGGGGTTCGAATCCCCTAGGGGACGCCAATATGACTGACGGTGGGTGAAAGGCACGGTCAACGCTAACCTAAAACTGATTAGAGATAG is a window of Dickeya solani IPO 2222 DNA encoding:
- a CDS encoding ArsR/SmtB family transcription factor, with translation MEAADSEITQQMMREAAHGAADVLRALANDDRLMLMCFLSQGEASVGQLEQALGIHQPTLSQQLAVMRRLKLVATRREGKQIFYRIDDPRILTLLNTLYALYCPKPAAEGADHDD
- a CDS encoding YeeE/YedE family protein → MTIDMQAFTPLMSLTGGVVIGVAVVMLAVFCGRIAGISGILGGLLGRTWQDKGWRLAFVLGMLAAPWLYRLAAPLPESAITMPMPWLVVSGLLVGFGTRYGSGCTSGHGVCGLSRLSLRSLVATLTFMGAAFVTVWALGMFR
- a CDS encoding DUF6691 family protein; the encoded protein is MNNLFSFLAGLVFGLGLLISGMANPQKVLGFLDITRQWDPSLALVMGGALAVGALGFRLVGRMPKPLCVASFSLPLKKAVDTPLVAGSLLFGIGWGIAGICPGPALVLLSYGTAKGWVFFASMLAGMGLYEWFSTRQRARAP
- the fadA gene encoding acetyl-CoA C-acyltransferase FadA produces the protein MENAVIVDAVRTPMGRSKGGAFRQVRAETLSAHLMRSLLSRNPALEADKIDDIYWGCVQQTLEQGFNVARNAALLAEIPHSVPAVTVNRLCGSSMQALHDAARAIMVGDAEVCLVGGVEHMGHVPMTHGVDFHPGLGKSIAKAAAMMGLTAELLARQHHISREMQDAFAARSHQRAWAATQSGAFRREIIPTTGHNADGALQPFDYDEVIRAETSVDALAALRPAFDPVNGTVTAGSSSALSDGAAALLVMSESRALALGLTPRVRIRATAVVGCDPSVMGYGPVPATHKALQRAGLSLTDIGLFELNEAFAAQTLPCIKALGLMDSLDDKVNLNGGAIALGHPLGCSGARITATLINLMEQRNVEFGVATMCIGLGQGIATVLERV
- the fadB gene encoding fatty acid oxidation complex subunit alpha FadB, encoding MIYQGDTLYLNWLEDGIAELVFAAPGSVNKLDTRTVASLGEALHHLKNQPSLRALLLRSDKPAFIAGADITEFLSLFAAPPETLHQWLTEANAIFSQLEDLPVPTLSAINGYALGGGCECALATDFRIATPDVRIGLPEVKLGIMPGFGGTVRLPRLLGADGALEIITAGKDLPAGEALKVGLVDAVLDSDKLLPAALHMLRLAMTDQLDWRDRRRQKQSPLRLNRIEATMSFATANALVRQAAGRHYPAPMMALKTIEAAAGLHRDAALQVETDNFVALTQTTAAHALVGVFLNEQAVKSAAKKWAADASPPARVAVLGAGIMGGGIACQSARKGVPVWMKDISEKALTLGMEEAAKLLNAQLERGKLDAMTMAGVLAHIHPTLNNNGLEQADLIIEAVVENPQVKARVLADVEACVSEQTLLVSNTSTIPIGQLAASLQRPQNFCGMHFFNPVHRMPLVEVIRGPQTDEKTLARVVAYANKIGKTPIVVNDCPGFFVNRVLFPYIAAFNLLMRDGADFRDVDAVMEKQFGWPMGPAYLLDVVGLDTAHHAQAVMSAGFPQRMGKTYRDAVDVLVEHQRFGQKSGAGFYRYYPDAKGKPRREQDEQTDILLDAVCEPKRTFSAQEIIHRLMVPMLNEVARCLEEGIVATPAEADIALLYGLGFPPFHGGACRYLDTLGSQHYVDIAQSLTSLGPLYAVPDSLLQMAQRQQRYYPAVEPHANLSLHQPA
- the pepQ gene encoding Xaa-Pro dipeptidase; protein product: METLTSLYHQHVATLQQRTQAVLARHNLDALLIHSGELMMAFLDDHAYPFKVNPQFKAWLPVTQVPNCWLWVDGVNTPKLWFYSPVDYWHNVAPVPDSFWTKSLDIQVLRKADDIGQQLPVQRQRVAYIGSAPQRALNLGVAPEHINPKGVLDYLHYHRAYKTDYELACMRAAQKTAVVGHRAAYEAFQSGMSEFDINLAYLTATGHRDTDVPYGNIVALNEHAAVLHYTQLEHRVPAEMRSFLLDAGAEYNGYAADITRTYAAQDDNEYAALVKDLNREQLALIDTLKAGVRYTDYHLQMHHRVAVLLKRHQLVTGLSEEAMVEQGVTSPFLPHGLGHPLGLQVHDVGGFMQDDTGTTLPAPSAHPYLRCTRILEPRMVLTIEPGIYFIDSLLEPWRQGELRQHFNWQKLDALRPFGGIRIEDNIVVHDKRIENLTRTLDLA
- a CDS encoding IMPACT family protein, with the translated sequence MQSYPVPAASVSIHEESKKSRFITLLGPASGVDEARGVIQQMREQHPSAAHHCWAYVAGAPDDSQQLGFSDDGEPSGTAGKPMLAQLMGSGIGEVVAVVVRYYGGVRLGTGGLVKAYGGGVQQALKQLPLQQKVMQRMYRLQCDYALLPQVETVVLALQGHVVSTEYAGEVSLQLAFPVTAVEDASRRLRDISRGALHLQPISQ
- the trkH gene encoding Trk system potassium transporter TrkH, which gives rise to MHLRAITRIVGLLVILFSGTMFIPGMVALIYRDGAGRAFIQTFIVALVMGLLLWLPNRKHRHELKAREGFLIVVLFWTVLGSVGALPFLFVERPNLSVTDAFFESFSGLTTTGATTLVGLDSLPKAILFYRQMLQWMGGMGIIVLAVAILPILGVGGMQLYRAEMPGPLKDNKMRPRIAETAKTLWLIYVLLTVLCALSLWLAGMSVFDAISHSFSTIAIGGFSTHDASIGYFNSPAINTIIAVFLLISGCNFGLHFAVLSGRSLRVYWRDPEFRMFIVVQMSLVVICTLVLWGHGVYKNGMETLNQAFFQVVSMATTAGFTTDSIASWPLFLPVLLLCSAFIGGCAGSTGGGLKVIRILLLFLQGSRELKRLVHPNAVYTIKLGQRALPERILEAVWGFFSAYALVFIVSMLAVIATGVDNFSAFAAVAATLNNLGPGLGTVADNFTSMNDAAKWILIVTMLFGRLEVFTMLVLFTPTFWRE
- the hemG gene encoding menaquinone-dependent protoporphyrinogen IX dehydrogenase, which gives rise to MKALILFSSRDGQTRAIASYIANNLKGTLECDVVNILSAHEVDLDKYDKVMIGASVRYGHFHPVLEKFIRQHLTLLQQKPSAFFSVNLTARKPEKRSLQTNAYTRKFLLRSPWQPDLGAVFAGALRYPRYRWFDRVMIQFIMRMTGGETDSTKEIEYTDWEQVARFAQSFGQLTQKKAV